The genomic segment TCTTTTTCCGGATCGCCGATTGGTTTGATATTGTATTTTTCGACGAGGAAATTCAAAACGTTCGGCGATACGAACGCCGGCAGAGACGGTCCAAGTCGAATATTTTTTACGCCCATATAAAGCAGTGTCAGCAGAATCGCGACTGCTTTCTGTTCATACCACGACACGACGAAAGACAGCGGCAAATCGTTTACACTGCATTTAAAAGCATCAGCGAGTGCCAAAGCGATTTTTACTGCTGAATAGCAATCGTTGCATTGGCCTGTATCGATCAGACGCGGTATGCCGTCAATCGTACCGAAATCATGATAATTGAATCTGAATTTTCCACAGGCTGCGGTCAGAATTACACAGTCCTTCGGCACAAGTTCGGCGACTCTTGTAAAGTAATTTCTTCCCGGCTTCGCGCCGTCGCAGCCGCCGATGAAGAAGAAGCGTTTGATTTTGCCTGCTTTGACCGCGGCGATAATTTTATCCGCAAGTCCCAGCACGGCTGTATAATGAAAACCTGTGCTCAATGTTCCGACTTTGTTTTCTTTCAGCGGCGCGGACTTCAGCGCTTTATCAATCACCTTGCTGAAATCACGGCCTTTAATATGTTCAACGCCCGCGCAGCCCGCAATGCCGCAGGTAAAAATTCTGTCTTTATAGCTGTCTTTCGGCAGCATAATGCAATTTG from the Planctomycetaceae bacterium genome contains:
- the hcp gene encoding hydroxylamine reductase — encoded protein: MFCYQCEQTAGGTGCTKTGVCGKDPDIQSLQDILVFGLKGIAAYAYHARELGKIDPEVDGFMHEALFSTLTNVDFDLNRHIELVLKAGKINLKTMQMLNDAHVEKFGAPTPATVCAGTKAGLGIVVTGHDLLDLLELLKQTEGKGINIYTHGEMLPAHGYPQLRKYKHLVGHYGTAWQNQRTEFDAFSGSILVTTNCIMLPKDSYKDRIFTCGIAGCAGVEHIKGRDFSKVIDKALKSAPLKENKVGTLSTGFHYTAVLGLADKIIAAVKAGKIKRFFFIGGCDGAKPGRNYFTRVAELVPKDCVILTAACGKFRFNYHDFGTIDGIPRLIDTGQCNDCYSAVKIALALADAFKCSVNDLPLSFVVSWYEQKAVAILLTLLYMGVKNIRLGPSLPAFVSPNVLNFLVEKYNIKPIGDPEKDMAEMLG